From the genome of Nitrospiria bacterium:
ACGGTATGGCCCGCGTTGTGCCCCCCCTGATAGCGAACGACGCCGTCGGCCCGCTCCGAGAGCAGATCCACGATCTTTCCTTTTCCTTCATCCCCCCACTGGGTTCCAACCACAACCAACGCGGGCATCTCTCCCTCACACAAAAAAGCCCTGATCGTTGAGATCAGAGCTTTCAAACGAATGGCTCGCTGTGTCCAATCACGTTCAACTGTATCGTAGGCTCTTAGACCTGCTTTGTCAAGGAAGGAGTGGAATCGTGGTGGAGCTGGGGGGGATCGAACCCCCGACCTCCAGACTGCCAGTCTGGCACTCTCCCAACTGAGCTACAGCCCCACATAACTTAAATACGACCACGTCGATTTCCAACCGGCATAACCACCCGATCGCGCCCTCTTTTCCAGCCGGCTGAAAATTGCAATCCCAATTAACTCTATGACGATTGATTTAAAATTATCGTATCATTGTCCCACCTGGCTGTCAAGGCGGATGGAATCCAAAAAAACGGTCGCATCGCCCATGCGATGCGACCGTTGAATACTTCACCGTTTCAGAATTCAGACCCGCGTTATTTGGCGGCGAAGGCAAAATCGACCGTCGCTTTTCCCTTGGCCGGTACGGTTACCTTCATTTCCTGCCTCCCTAAGATCGGGTGGTAAGCATGAACTTCATAGGTGCCCGGCGGGATGTCATCAATGGTAAAGGTTCCATCCTCGTTGTCAATGGCATAATACGGGTTCGTCACGGGCTGGAAATAAACTTCCATGTAGTTGTGCTGGTCGCACTGTATCTTGACATCGCTCTCCTTCTTCCGAATGATCATCGGCTTCTTGATGACCTGTCCCTTCTCGGGAAGCGGAAGATTAAAGATGGTCGAGCTGCTGGCACCCACTATTTCGTAGGCATGGGGATTATGCAGCACGCCGGTGGCGGCCTTCGGATCTGTCGGGTCTGCATCTGTATTTAAGATCCGCATTTCAGCCTTTTTCACTACCACGCCCGTCAATGTGGAAGGGCCGCCTTGTACTTGAAACCGACAGATGTTTGTTTTTACATCGGTTCCATTAAATTTGAACGGTTTGCCTTTATCGATCTCTTCGATGTAGACCACAACGTCCCCCAAGGCCCCGTTCTTGACATTGACCTGCTGTACAAGGCGATGGCCTTTCCCGTCTGAATCGGCTTGTGCACAGAACTTGGGATTGGGGAATTTTGCAAAATCGAACTCCTTGGGTGCCGGAACGGCCCCCTTGAACGTCACCTTTCCGGTAATGGTTCCGCCATCGGGAACCGGAGCCTCGTCATAGGCCGAAACCATCGAGGTGCCGACCAAACCGACCGCACCCGCCGTCAGAATCGCAACGATAAACCCTTTCATCTTCTTATCTCCTTTCCTTTGTGTGAGCGGAGGGAAACTCCCCCTTCTCGTCCTGATTTAGAAAAGACCGAACTTATTGCACTGCACCACTTGTCCTTCTGGAGACCCGCTTTTTAATTAATGGATTATGATTACAGGGGGTTTCGACCCACGTTACGGTGGTCGTGCCTTTGAGAGGACTGACAGAACTCCAATGCGGAGGACCCTTTGATCGCTCTACCCTCGTGCCCCTGTAAAAACGGTAACGAAGTCTACGCCACAACATAAATCCTGTCAAGAAAAAATTTTACGCCTTACTTCTTGGGGTGTCAAGTTTAAAAACGCTCCGTCCCTTCGGTCCGGCTTGCAATGCGGACCGGAATCGATTATAAGAATGGACTAAACTTGAGAATCATTCCGAATCATGT
Proteins encoded in this window:
- a CDS encoding carboxypeptidase-like regulatory domain-containing protein, which translates into the protein MKGFIVAILTAGAVGLVGTSMVSAYDEAPVPDGGTITGKVTFKGAVPAPKEFDFAKFPNPKFCAQADSDGKGHRLVQQVNVKNGALGDVVVYIEEIDKGKPFKFNGTDVKTNICRFQVQGGPSTLTGVVVKKAEMRILNTDADPTDPKAATGVLHNPHAYEIVGASSSTIFNLPLPEKGQVIKKPMIIRKKESDVKIQCDQHNYMEVYFQPVTNPYYAIDNEDGTFTIDDIPPGTYEVHAYHPILGRQEMKVTVPAKGKATVDFAFAAK